One region of Hymenobacter sediminicola genomic DNA includes:
- the nuoF gene encoding NADH-quinone oxidoreductase subunit NuoF: MGRKLLTEHINVEGIETFEVYRKHGGYRSVEKAIKTMTPDEVVEEVKKSGLRGRGGAGFPTGMKWSFLAKPEGVPRYLVCNADESEPGTFKDRQLMSKLPHLLIEGMITSSYALGANTSYIYIRGELLYVLRILEKAIAEAYAAGFLGKNILGSGYDLDLFVHPGGGAYICGEETALLESLEGKRGNPRNKPPFPAVQGLYARPTVVNNVESIAAVPVIVNDGGDEYAKIGVGRSTGTKLFSACGHLNKPGIYEIELGLPVEEFIYSDEYCGGIWKGRELKAVVAGGSSVPILPKELILKTAAGENRLMTYESLSDGGFVTGTMLGSGGFIAMDETTCIVRNTWNFSRFYHHESCGQCSPCREGTGWMEKVLHRLEHGHGHMEDIDLLVSVAKQIEGNTICPLGEAAAWPVAAAVRHFRHEFEWHVTHAKEAAQPGAVYRPSGVLV; the protein is encoded by the coding sequence ATGGGACGCAAACTGCTGACCGAACATATTAACGTTGAAGGCATCGAAACCTTTGAGGTATACCGCAAACACGGCGGTTACCGCTCGGTGGAAAAGGCCATCAAAACGATGACGCCCGACGAGGTGGTGGAAGAAGTGAAGAAGTCGGGCCTACGGGGCCGCGGCGGCGCGGGCTTCCCCACGGGCATGAAGTGGAGCTTCCTAGCCAAGCCGGAGGGCGTGCCGCGCTACCTCGTCTGCAACGCCGACGAATCGGAGCCGGGCACCTTCAAGGACCGCCAGCTGATGTCGAAGCTGCCCCATCTGCTCATCGAGGGCATGATTACGAGCTCGTACGCGCTGGGCGCCAACACCTCGTACATCTACATCCGCGGCGAGTTGTTGTACGTGCTGCGCATCCTGGAAAAGGCCATTGCCGAGGCCTACGCGGCCGGTTTCCTGGGCAAGAACATCCTGGGCTCGGGCTACGACCTGGACCTGTTTGTGCATCCCGGTGGTGGCGCTTACATCTGCGGCGAGGAAACCGCCCTGCTGGAATCGTTGGAAGGCAAACGCGGCAACCCGCGCAACAAGCCCCCATTCCCGGCTGTACAGGGCCTCTACGCCCGCCCCACGGTGGTTAACAACGTAGAATCCATTGCCGCCGTGCCGGTGATTGTGAATGACGGCGGTGATGAATACGCTAAAATCGGTGTCGGCCGGAGTACGGGTACCAAGCTATTCTCGGCTTGTGGCCACCTCAACAAGCCCGGCATCTACGAAATTGAACTGGGTCTGCCCGTCGAGGAATTTATCTACTCCGATGAGTATTGCGGCGGCATCTGGAAAGGCCGGGAGCTGAAGGCGGTAGTAGCTGGCGGTTCGTCCGTTCCAATTCTGCCCAAAGAGCTGATCCTAAAAACCGCCGCCGGCGAAAACCGTCTGATGACCTACGAGTCGCTCAGCGACGGGGGCTTCGTGACGGGGACTATGTTGGGCTCCGGTGGCTTCATTGCCATGGACGAGACGACCTGCATCGTGCGCAACACCTGGAATTTCAGCCGCTTCTACCACCACGAGTCGTGCGGGCAATGCTCGCCCTGCCGCGAGGGAACGGGCTGGATGGAGAAGGTGCTGCACCGCTTGGAGCACGGCCACGGCCACATGGAGGACATCGACCTGCTGGTGAGCGTGGCGAAGCAAATCGAGGGCAACACCATCTGCCCCCTCGGTGAAGCCGCCGCCTGGCCCGTAGCCGCCGCCGTGCGCCACTTCCGCCACGAGTTTGAGTGGCATGTGACCCACGCCAAGGAAGCCGCCCAACCCGGCGCGGTGTACCGGCCAAGCGGTGTACTGGTGTAA
- a CDS encoding 2Fe-2S iron-sulfur cluster-binding protein — protein sequence MAKITFDGIEVEVPDGTTILNAARQIGGSIVPPAMCYYTPLKGSGGKCRACLVRVAAGSAKDPRPMPKLVASCVTPVQDGMVVENTTNPQVLDVRKGIVEMLLINHPLDCPVCDQAGECDLQNFAFEHGVSTTRYQEERRTFEKIDIGPLIQLHMTRCILCYRCVYTADQIAKGDRIHGVLGRGDAAEIGTYIENIIDNDFSGNVIDVCPVGALTDKTFRFKSRVWFTKPVNAHRDCPKCSGNVVLWYKGNDVLRTTARKDQYGEVKEWICNECRFEKKETADWTIEGPAHIDRSSVISANHYELPVLNQSVVADLPESTQRDLQQNPPLKLGN from the coding sequence ATGGCTAAAATAACTTTCGACGGCATCGAGGTGGAAGTTCCGGACGGAACCACCATCCTGAATGCGGCCCGCCAGATTGGCGGCAGCATCGTGCCCCCGGCCATGTGCTACTACACCCCACTGAAAGGCTCGGGCGGTAAGTGCCGCGCCTGCCTCGTTCGCGTGGCGGCCGGCTCAGCCAAAGACCCGCGCCCCATGCCCAAGCTGGTGGCCTCGTGCGTAACGCCGGTGCAGGATGGTATGGTGGTGGAAAACACCACCAACCCGCAGGTGCTGGACGTCCGCAAGGGTATTGTGGAGATGCTGCTCATCAACCACCCCCTGGATTGCCCCGTGTGCGACCAGGCTGGGGAGTGTGATTTGCAGAATTTCGCCTTCGAGCACGGCGTGAGCACCACCCGCTACCAGGAAGAGCGCCGCACCTTCGAGAAAATCGACATCGGCCCGCTGATTCAGCTGCACATGACCCGCTGCATCCTGTGCTACCGCTGCGTGTACACCGCCGACCAGATTGCCAAGGGCGACCGGATTCACGGCGTACTGGGCCGCGGTGATGCTGCTGAAATCGGCACTTACATTGAGAATATCATCGACAACGACTTCTCCGGCAACGTCATCGACGTGTGCCCGGTAGGCGCCCTCACCGACAAGACGTTCCGCTTTAAGTCGCGCGTGTGGTTCACCAAGCCCGTGAATGCCCACCGCGACTGCCCCAAGTGCTCCGGCAACGTGGTGCTCTGGTACAAAGGCAACGACGTGCTACGCACCACGGCCCGCAAGGACCAGTACGGCGAGGTGAAGGAGTGGATCTGCAACGAGTGCCGCTTCGAGAAGAAGGAAACCGCCGACTGGACCATCGAAGGCCCGGCCCACATCGACCGTTCTTCGGTCATTTCGGCCAACCACTACGAACTGCCGGTCCTCAACCAATCCGTAGTAGCCGACCTGCCCGAAAGCACCCAGCGCGACCTGCAGCAGAACCCACCGCTGAAATTAGGCAACTAA
- the nuoH gene encoding NADH-quinone oxidoreductase subunit NuoH has product MIELPALGWQSIVIFIVFALSLLIATYCTYAERVIAAFLQDRVGPDRAGPYGLAQPLADAVKMFTKEEFFPGGANKALFVFGPCLAMITALMSSAVIPFGNIMNFGNNLFFLQGIEVNIGMLWVFGVVSLGVYGVMIGGWASNNKFSLLGAIRAASQNISYELAMGMALIAVLMISGTLSLRDITLQQSVAGEWHVWNIVKQPLGFIIFLVCAFAETNRTPFDLPECETELVGGYHTEYSSMKLGLYLFSEYVNIFVVSAVMSVLYFGGFNFPFQYELRDWFVSNQGWELASAQNLITLLGTVGLFLKIFAFIFFFMWIRWTLPRFRYDQLMRLGWTILIPLAIFNIVLTGGLILAGVI; this is encoded by the coding sequence ATGATTGAACTACCCGCACTAGGCTGGCAATCCATTGTCATCTTCATCGTATTCGCGCTTTCGCTGCTGATTGCAACGTATTGCACCTACGCGGAACGCGTAATTGCCGCATTTCTGCAGGACCGTGTGGGACCCGACCGCGCCGGACCCTACGGCTTGGCGCAGCCGCTGGCCGATGCCGTGAAGATGTTCACGAAGGAAGAATTCTTCCCCGGCGGTGCCAACAAGGCGCTGTTCGTGTTCGGCCCCTGCCTGGCCATGATTACGGCACTGATGTCATCGGCGGTAATTCCGTTCGGCAACATCATGAACTTCGGCAACAACCTGTTTTTCCTGCAAGGCATTGAGGTGAACATCGGCATGCTGTGGGTGTTCGGCGTCGTGTCGCTGGGCGTGTACGGCGTGATGATTGGCGGCTGGGCTTCCAACAACAAGTTCTCGCTGCTGGGTGCCATCCGCGCGGCTTCGCAGAACATCAGCTATGAGCTGGCCATGGGCATGGCTCTGATTGCTGTGCTCATGATTTCGGGTACCCTGAGTCTGCGCGACATCACGCTGCAGCAGTCGGTAGCCGGCGAGTGGCACGTCTGGAACATCGTGAAACAGCCGCTGGGCTTCATCATCTTCTTGGTATGCGCCTTCGCCGAAACCAACCGCACGCCCTTCGACCTTCCCGAGTGCGAAACCGAGCTGGTGGGCGGCTACCACACCGAGTATTCGTCGATGAAGCTGGGTCTGTACCTATTTTCGGAGTACGTGAACATCTTCGTGGTGTCGGCCGTGATGAGCGTGCTGTACTTCGGCGGCTTCAACTTCCCCTTCCAGTACGAGCTGCGCGACTGGTTCGTGAGCAACCAGGGCTGGGAGCTGGCTTCGGCCCAGAACCTGATTACGCTACTGGGCACCGTGGGCCTGTTCCTGAAGATTTTCGCCTTCATCTTCTTCTTCATGTGGATCCGCTGGACCCTGCCGCGCTTCCGCTACGACCAGCTGATGCGCCTGGGCTGGACCATCCTCATCCCGCTGGCCATTTTCAACATCGTCCTCACCGGTGGTCTCATCTTGGCCGGCGTGATTTAA
- a CDS encoding NuoI/complex I 23 kDa subunit family protein, producing the protein MQLTNRAKKLEKKPMTLAERAYLPAIFQGLSITMRHFFMKKATVRYPEEVRPFSNTFRGLHVLKRDEQGRERCTACGLCAVACPAEAITMVAGERKKGEEGLYREEKYAISYEINMLRCIFCGLCEEACPKAAIYLQPDKMAPPRYERDEFIYGKDRLVEPVSPDERSVRGIQLTADQATTLRTRLA; encoded by the coding sequence ATGCAACTCACCAACCGAGCCAAGAAGCTAGAAAAGAAGCCGATGACGCTGGCTGAGCGGGCGTACCTGCCGGCCATCTTCCAGGGCCTGAGCATCACGATGCGCCACTTCTTCATGAAGAAGGCCACCGTGCGCTACCCCGAGGAAGTGCGGCCCTTCTCCAACACGTTCCGCGGCCTGCACGTGCTCAAGCGCGATGAGCAGGGCCGGGAGCGGTGCACGGCCTGCGGCCTGTGCGCCGTAGCCTGCCCGGCCGAAGCCATTACGATGGTGGCCGGCGAGCGGAAAAAGGGCGAGGAAGGCCTCTACCGCGAGGAGAAGTACGCCATTAGCTATGAAATCAACATGCTGCGGTGCATCTTCTGCGGCCTCTGCGAGGAAGCCTGCCCCAAAGCCGCCATCTACCTCCAGCCCGACAAGATGGCCCCACCGCGCTACGAGCGGGACGAGTTCATCTACGGCAAGGACCGCCTAGTGGAGCCCGTGTCGCCGGACGAGCGTTCCGTGCGCGGCATCCAGCTCACGGCCGACCAGGCAACCACGCTGCGCACCCGCTTGGCCTAG
- a CDS encoding NADH-quinone oxidoreductase subunit J family protein has protein sequence MSPIFLFLTFVALLSALGVVFAKNPVHSVLFLILTFFSLSGHYLLLNAQFLAAVNIIVYAGAIMVLFLFVIMFLNLNVDTEPHKPALAKIAAAVAGGSLLLILVAALKDVTPIGVPAGTAFNSQIGMVDQLGMKLYTDYLLPFELASVLFLVAMVGAVMLGKREVGERNF, from the coding sequence ATGTCTCCCATCTTCCTCTTTCTGACTTTCGTGGCGCTGCTGAGCGCGCTGGGTGTGGTATTTGCCAAAAACCCGGTGCACAGCGTACTGTTCCTGATTCTGACGTTCTTCTCGCTGTCAGGGCACTACCTGCTGCTGAACGCGCAGTTTCTGGCGGCCGTGAACATCATCGTGTACGCTGGTGCCATCATGGTGCTGTTCCTGTTCGTGATTATGTTCCTGAACCTGAACGTAGACACCGAGCCGCACAAGCCAGCCCTGGCCAAGATTGCCGCGGCCGTAGCGGGCGGCTCCCTCCTGCTCATCCTCGTGGCCGCCCTGAAAGACGTAACGCCCATCGGCGTACCCGCTGGCACGGCGTTCAACTCGCAGATAGGCATGGTGGACCAGTTAGGCATGAAGCTCTACACCGACTACCTACTGCCCTTCGAGCTGGCCTCCGTGTTGTTCCTGGTTGCCATGGTCGGCGCTGTAATGCTTGGCAAGCGCGAAGTAGGCGAGCGGAATTTCTAG